A region of Acidithiobacillus ferridurans DNA encodes the following proteins:
- a CDS encoding peptide chain release factor 3 produces MSLSPVAAAPANAFTDAIRRRRTFAIISHPDAGKTTLTEKLLLFGGAIQLAGTVKARKSSRHATSDWMAIEKSRGISVASSVMQFEYDEHVINLLDTPGHQDFSEDTYRVLTAVDSALMVIDGGNGVEAQTIKLLEVCRLRDTPIITFMNKFDRESRDPTELLDEVESVLGIRCAPVTWPIGMGKRFRGVYHLLRDEVLVFAAGEETREQAVERIAGINNPELDRRFSEEMPELREQVELLRAASHPFSLEEFLQGQQTPVFFGSAINNFGVRELLGALIDWAPSPRPRPTTGRTVMPEEEAFSGFVFKIQANMDPQHRDRVAFLRICSGHFKRGMKIRQLRLGRDIQVHNPITFLAQERELVEEAFAGDIIGLHNHGSIQIGDSFSQGEALQFTGIPYFAPELFRRVRLRNPLKAKQLQKGLQQLAEEGATQVFKPLHGGDMILGAVGVLQFDVVAERLKTEYAVDAIFEAVTVQTARWIQCADPKMLAEFTRKHEEQLAEDAGNRLAYLAPSRVNLDLTMERWPKIVFHATREHAGS; encoded by the coding sequence ATGTCGTTATCCCCTGTTGCTGCGGCTCCGGCCAATGCTTTTACCGACGCCATTCGGCGTCGCCGTACCTTCGCCATCATCTCCCACCCCGATGCCGGTAAGACGACGCTTACCGAAAAGCTCCTGCTCTTCGGGGGTGCCATTCAGCTCGCAGGGACGGTCAAAGCGCGTAAAAGCAGTCGTCACGCCACCAGCGACTGGATGGCCATTGAAAAGAGCCGCGGCATTTCGGTGGCCAGTTCGGTCATGCAGTTCGAGTATGATGAGCACGTCATCAATTTGCTGGACACACCGGGTCATCAGGACTTTTCCGAAGATACCTACCGGGTGCTGACAGCCGTAGATTCGGCATTGATGGTGATCGACGGCGGCAATGGCGTCGAGGCGCAGACCATCAAGTTGCTGGAGGTCTGCCGTCTGCGCGATACCCCCATCATCACCTTTATGAACAAGTTCGACCGCGAAAGCCGTGACCCGACGGAATTGCTGGATGAGGTGGAATCGGTGCTGGGCATTCGGTGTGCCCCCGTCACCTGGCCCATTGGCATGGGCAAGCGTTTCCGCGGGGTATATCACCTGCTACGCGATGAAGTGCTGGTCTTCGCTGCGGGGGAGGAGACCCGGGAGCAGGCGGTGGAGCGGATTGCCGGGATCAATAATCCGGAGCTGGACCGCCGCTTTTCCGAAGAAATGCCCGAGTTGCGGGAACAGGTGGAATTGCTGCGTGCCGCCTCCCACCCCTTCTCGCTGGAGGAATTTTTGCAGGGACAGCAGACACCGGTATTTTTCGGCTCCGCCATCAACAACTTCGGGGTGCGGGAATTGCTGGGTGCCCTTATCGACTGGGCACCTTCGCCGCGCCCCCGTCCTACTACCGGTCGGACCGTGATGCCCGAAGAAGAGGCTTTCAGTGGTTTTGTATTCAAGATTCAGGCGAATATGGATCCTCAGCATCGCGATCGGGTGGCCTTTCTCCGGATCTGTTCCGGACATTTCAAACGGGGTATGAAAATCAGACAGTTGCGTCTGGGTCGGGATATCCAGGTGCATAATCCTATTACTTTCCTGGCTCAGGAGCGTGAACTGGTAGAGGAGGCCTTCGCCGGTGACATCATCGGCCTGCATAATCACGGCAGTATTCAGATCGGCGATAGTTTCAGTCAGGGTGAGGCCTTGCAGTTCACCGGGATTCCCTACTTCGCACCGGAACTGTTCCGCCGGGTGCGCCTGCGGAACCCGCTCAAGGCCAAGCAACTGCAAAAAGGCTTGCAGCAACTGGCGGAAGAAGGCGCAACCCAGGTCTTCAAACCGCTGCACGGCGGGGATATGATCCTGGGTGCGGTGGGGGTACTGCAATTTGATGTGGTGGCGGAACGGCTGAAAACCGAATATGCGGTGGACGCGATTTTTGAGGCGGTGACGGTGCAGACGGCGCGCTGGATTCAGTGCGCTGATCCAAAAATGCTCGCCGAATTTACCCGAAAGCATGAAGAGCAGCTTGCGGAAGATGCGGGGAATCGCCTCGCCTACCTGGCACCTTCCCGTGTGAACCTGGACCTCACCATGGAGCGCTGGCCGAAAATCGTGTTTCATGCCACCCGGGAGCATGCGGGATCATAA
- the rimI gene encoding ribosomal protein S18-alanine N-acetyltransferase, which produces MNLRPMLVDDLDAVAALESQISPGPWTRGVFRECLQAGYDAWIMENDDGVLGAFGVLSTGAAEAHILNLGVATALRRRGFGRRMLQHLLCRAGQLGAQRVFLEVRVSNAGAQDLYRSQGFHEIGVRLNYYRNGEGREDALVLSLSLLPSANQLKEG; this is translated from the coding sequence ATGAATCTGCGCCCCATGCTGGTGGATGATCTGGACGCGGTAGCGGCGCTGGAGTCGCAAATCTCCCCGGGGCCATGGACGCGGGGTGTTTTCCGCGAATGCCTGCAAGCGGGTTATGATGCCTGGATTATGGAAAACGATGACGGTGTGCTGGGAGCCTTTGGTGTCCTGTCCACGGGCGCGGCCGAGGCACATATCCTGAATCTCGGCGTGGCGACCGCCCTGCGTCGGCGCGGTTTCGGGCGGCGGATGCTGCAACATCTCCTCTGCCGCGCCGGGCAACTGGGTGCGCAAAGGGTTTTTCTGGAAGTGCGCGTGTCCAATGCGGGTGCGCAGGATCTGTACCGCTCCCAAGGATTTCATGAAATCGGAGTGCGTCTGAATTATTATCGCAATGGAGAGGGTCGGGAGGATGCGCTGGTCTTGTCCCTGTCGCTCCTGCCGTCCGCAAACCAACTCAAGGAAGGTTGA
- the tsaB gene encoding tRNA (adenosine(37)-N6)-threonylcarbamoyltransferase complex dimerization subunit type 1 TsaB, whose protein sequence is MGLPRFLAMDTATEACSVAVSTSSGVVEEFVVAVNAHSQLLLPMIQRVLDRVGMTLADIGAIACGVGPGGFTGVRIGVSTTQALAMARGLPVYPVSSLQALAATVPQPLVLAALDARKGEVYSGVFAQDAQGIPRLRGAEKVCAPEAVDWPEEGQWWGLGTGWHVYHARWQGPGILGWSDDSFPRAGAVLRLAQARCQSGDRGILPALLEPHYIRPSLPEET, encoded by the coding sequence ATGGGACTGCCGCGTTTTCTGGCCATGGACACCGCTACTGAGGCCTGCTCAGTGGCCGTCAGCACCTCGTCCGGGGTGGTCGAAGAGTTTGTCGTGGCGGTGAATGCCCACAGCCAGTTGCTGCTCCCCATGATTCAGCGGGTGCTGGATCGGGTCGGCATGACCCTCGCCGATATAGGGGCCATCGCTTGCGGGGTGGGGCCAGGAGGCTTCACCGGGGTGCGCATCGGTGTCAGTACGACCCAGGCACTGGCAATGGCACGCGGGCTGCCGGTTTATCCCGTTTCCAGTCTGCAGGCACTGGCGGCGACGGTACCCCAACCACTGGTACTCGCGGCGCTGGATGCACGCAAAGGAGAAGTCTATAGCGGGGTGTTCGCTCAGGACGCGCAAGGGATTCCCCGGTTAAGGGGCGCCGAAAAAGTCTGTGCACCTGAGGCCGTGGATTGGCCAGAGGAGGGTCAGTGGTGGGGGCTCGGTACGGGTTGGCACGTTTATCATGCCCGCTGGCAGGGTCCGGGGATACTGGGCTGGAGCGACGATAGTTTTCCCCGGGCCGGAGCCGTATTGCGCCTTGCCCAGGCGCGCTGTCAGTCGGGAGACCGGGGTATTCTCCCGGCGCTGTTGGAACCGCACTATATCCGCCCCTCCCTGCCAGAGGAAACGTAA
- a CDS encoding ATP-dependent DNA helicase: MTGGGQDWSVLLGEAGALARALPQFRAREQQQAMAAQVAHTLRDGGVALIEAGTGTGKTFAYLLPAMLSGRKVLVSTGSKALQDQILEKDIPLLLRAMGKPLRVSRLKGRSNYLCRYRLQRFSAEGVAPALVAPLARVADWAGRTREGDVSELTSVPEDSPVWPLVTSTRDNCPGSECPEYGRCHVVEARRQAQEAEILVVNHHLLFSDLALKANGMGDLLPRVDAMVLDEAHQVLDLAGRYFGQHLSSHQLWDWGRDSRAETLAEAGDDECLLAAAAQVETQTTAWRTVLGPGDERGSWALNPDSAEGSAFARLRQAVAELGQALSAAAARGKGLEQCAARGVVLLATVDFFAAHNAPNMVFWQEKKARTVQLHATPLDVAAPLQRHLLEPVESVILTSATLRVGDSFASTERALGLTAVSTLTAVSPFDYARQSLLYLPPLMPEPGHPSYTRACLDAAAPVIEASGGRTFFLFTSHRALQEAAASLPQRLSFPILVQGSMPRPRLLDRFRSLGNAVLLGAASFWEGVDVQGEALSCVIIDKLPFANPSDPILRARTEQCQAAGGEPFRELQIPQAVIALRQGVGRLIRSEMDRGVLMLCDPRLRSKGYGRIFLDSLPPMRRVSSLDAIHAFWRGEA, encoded by the coding sequence GTGACTGGGGGAGGCCAGGACTGGTCTGTGCTGTTGGGCGAGGCTGGCGCGTTGGCGCGGGCGTTGCCGCAATTCAGGGCACGGGAGCAGCAACAGGCTATGGCCGCGCAGGTGGCCCATACCCTGCGCGACGGCGGGGTGGCGCTGATCGAGGCGGGGACGGGCACCGGTAAAACCTTCGCTTATCTCCTGCCCGCCATGCTTTCCGGGCGCAAGGTGCTGGTTTCTACCGGTAGCAAGGCGCTGCAGGATCAGATCCTGGAGAAGGACATTCCGCTTCTGCTGCGGGCGATGGGAAAGCCCTTGCGCGTGAGTCGCCTCAAGGGGCGATCCAACTATCTCTGCCGGTATCGTCTGCAACGCTTCAGTGCCGAGGGCGTGGCGCCAGCCTTGGTGGCACCTTTGGCGCGGGTGGCCGACTGGGCGGGGCGAACGCGGGAGGGCGACGTCAGTGAGTTGACCTCGGTGCCCGAAGATTCGCCGGTCTGGCCTCTGGTAACGTCGACCCGAGACAACTGTCCTGGCAGTGAATGCCCAGAATATGGGCGCTGCCATGTCGTCGAGGCGCGGCGCCAGGCTCAGGAGGCGGAGATTCTGGTGGTGAATCATCATCTGCTTTTTTCTGACTTGGCGTTGAAGGCCAACGGTATGGGGGACCTGTTGCCGCGAGTCGATGCCATGGTGTTGGATGAGGCCCATCAAGTGCTGGATCTGGCCGGGCGTTATTTCGGTCAGCACCTGAGTAGCCATCAGCTCTGGGACTGGGGGCGAGATAGCCGCGCCGAAACTCTGGCCGAAGCGGGGGATGATGAGTGTTTGCTTGCAGCAGCCGCACAGGTGGAAACGCAAACGACGGCGTGGCGGACGGTTCTCGGTCCGGGTGACGAGCGTGGCTCCTGGGCTTTGAATCCCGATAGTGCGGAAGGCTCTGCCTTCGCCCGTTTGCGTCAGGCGGTGGCGGAACTGGGCCAGGCACTGAGTGCCGCAGCAGCGCGCGGCAAGGGCCTGGAACAATGTGCGGCGCGTGGGGTGGTGCTGCTGGCGACGGTAGATTTCTTTGCCGCGCACAACGCCCCGAACATGGTGTTCTGGCAGGAGAAGAAAGCGCGCACGGTGCAGCTCCATGCCACTCCCCTGGACGTGGCGGCGCCCTTGCAGCGGCACCTGCTGGAACCGGTGGAAAGTGTCATTCTCACCAGTGCGACCTTGCGCGTAGGTGACAGTTTCGCCAGTACTGAACGTGCTCTGGGTCTGACGGCGGTGAGCACCCTTACAGCAGTCTCGCCCTTTGATTATGCGCGGCAATCCCTGCTCTATCTGCCGCCTCTGATGCCGGAACCCGGTCATCCTTCCTATACACGGGCCTGCTTGGACGCGGCGGCGCCAGTCATCGAGGCCAGTGGCGGACGGACCTTTTTCCTCTTCACCAGTCACCGCGCTTTGCAGGAGGCGGCAGCATCCCTGCCGCAGCGCTTGTCCTTCCCCATTCTGGTGCAGGGGAGCATGCCGCGCCCCCGTCTCCTGGACCGTTTTCGCAGTTTGGGTAATGCGGTGCTGCTGGGTGCGGCCAGCTTTTGGGAGGGGGTGGACGTGCAGGGCGAGGCCCTCTCCTGTGTCATCATCGACAAATTGCCCTTTGCCAATCCCTCTGATCCGATTCTGCGTGCCCGCACGGAGCAGTGTCAGGCGGCGGGCGGTGAACCCTTCCGCGAGTTACAGATTCCTCAGGCGGTGATTGCCCTGCGCCAGGGTGTAGGGCGGCTGATTCGCTCGGAGATGGATCGCGGTGTGCTGATGCTCTGCGATCCGCGCCTGCGCAGCAAGGGGTACGGGCGCATTTTCCTCGACAGTCTGCCGCCTATGCGGCGTGTTTCCAGCCTCGACGCGATCCATGCGTTCTGGCGGGGAGAAGCCTGA
- a CDS encoding C40 family peptidase, which produces MQKKHRWRVAMAVMTFLGGISVCQAAPHGVAHKPLHRVSHHHTHTPLHRVVHHAYLRSHHKATRAAKGDYTSLTPTALRLLHLAPVEFAGVGAAPQTVPTYGFPMQSFPVVDSDNVTSPVFVDQSLGLVKTGMATDDVPVVLPKRPVAAPVDPMPGAPLPQQSHLRLALEMLASQAYHWTRHPLQALESSGNVAVGPQAAAQLADVIAQEGRYADSDGHPDTGSWLSPRRMVVSALKFIGAPYRWGGMSPVSGFDCSGFVKYILAKFDIHVPRTSYAQAAQLRRVSRDDLKPGDLVFFDTLHRPFSHVGIYIGDEHFVSAQTPSTGVRVASLNDPYWAARFDGARRLPVSSAS; this is translated from the coding sequence ATGCAAAAAAAACATCGCTGGCGGGTTGCCATGGCGGTAATGACGTTTTTAGGCGGGATCAGTGTGTGTCAGGCGGCCCCGCACGGGGTGGCTCACAAGCCTTTGCATAGGGTCAGTCACCACCATACCCACACACCCTTGCATAGGGTCGTTCACCATGCTTACCTGCGCTCCCACCACAAGGCGACACGTGCCGCAAAAGGTGACTACACCTCGCTGACGCCGACGGCGTTACGGTTGCTGCATCTTGCCCCCGTTGAATTTGCTGGGGTTGGTGCGGCTCCGCAGACCGTTCCGACCTACGGCTTCCCCATGCAGTCCTTCCCGGTAGTGGATAGCGATAACGTAACCAGCCCCGTTTTTGTCGACCAGTCGCTGGGCCTGGTCAAGACCGGGATGGCGACGGATGACGTGCCAGTGGTTCTTCCGAAACGGCCGGTGGCTGCTCCAGTTGATCCGATGCCTGGGGCCCCGCTGCCGCAGCAATCGCATCTGCGGCTGGCGTTGGAGATGCTGGCGAGTCAGGCTTATCACTGGACCCGCCACCCTTTGCAGGCTCTAGAAAGCAGTGGAAATGTCGCTGTCGGGCCGCAGGCGGCCGCCCAACTGGCGGATGTTATTGCGCAGGAAGGGAGATATGCGGATTCGGATGGCCATCCTGACACAGGTTCCTGGCTGTCCCCTCGCCGGATGGTGGTTTCTGCGCTCAAATTCATCGGTGCTCCCTATCGCTGGGGCGGGATGAGCCCAGTCTCAGGGTTCGACTGCAGCGGTTTTGTCAAATACATCCTGGCGAAGTTTGATATTCATGTACCGCGTACGTCTTATGCCCAGGCCGCCCAGTTGCGGAGGGTTTCCCGGGATGATCTAAAGCCGGGCGATCTGGTGTTTTTTGACACTCTGCACCGGCCTTTTTCCCATGTCGGGATATATATCGGTGACGAGCACTTTGTCAGCGCCCAGACCCCGAGTACAGGGGTTCGCGTAGCGAGTTTGAATGACCCTTATTGGGCCGCACGTTTTGACGGGGCGCGCCGTCTGCCGGTGTCCAGCGCTTCCTGA
- a CDS encoding carbohydrate porin has product MPCLFRLATAVLILCAGTFGPFSGVWAAEDPAAWRNGPVPDATGLSPKYLPAYRHLTDGISWAGHADSELFSNLTGGIRRGSEGNLAGQIGGEYDTEKAGLWKGGKFSLSLMGIYSSGVQQNYSGDIQTASNIWAPDAVRFYDAAFRQRWTDWINTRVGYMDVNYYFDVTANALQLINSSFGITPTMTVNVPGTATYPYSGLGFLVGIHNEHLSSKVAVFQGDPQHQTSAFDRGYMALWEGGLHWGKKEDEDLENNADDYGEYVLKMGAWHYQQSNPDRYGLSPTTSGIYAVAEGNWDLSGERELGAFIQMGGAPQNLNPVPWYLGLGLRLGHPFPSRPDDSLSVGMAMAWLRSGPVAEALGVEPADIRGAETSYELTYVAKLTEHVSLQPDLQYIQHPNGYYPDSTVGILRVHVEFF; this is encoded by the coding sequence ATGCCCTGCCTTTTTCGTCTGGCCACTGCCGTGCTCATCCTCTGCGCTGGCACTTTCGGGCCATTTTCTGGTGTCTGGGCGGCGGAGGATCCAGCGGCCTGGAGAAACGGCCCTGTCCCCGATGCAACAGGCCTTTCTCCCAAATATCTGCCCGCTTACCGTCATCTGACAGACGGCATCTCCTGGGCTGGGCATGCCGACAGTGAGCTATTTTCCAACCTCACCGGCGGCATTCGCCGGGGCAGCGAGGGCAACCTTGCCGGCCAGATTGGTGGCGAGTACGACACCGAGAAGGCCGGTCTCTGGAAGGGCGGAAAATTTAGCCTTTCCCTCATGGGCATTTATAGCAGCGGGGTCCAGCAAAATTATAGCGGCGACATCCAGACGGCCAGTAATATCTGGGCACCCGACGCGGTCCGTTTTTATGATGCCGCCTTTCGCCAACGCTGGACGGACTGGATCAACACCCGTGTCGGTTACATGGATGTGAATTATTACTTCGACGTCACTGCCAATGCCTTGCAGCTCATCAACAGCTCCTTTGGCATAACGCCGACCATGACCGTCAACGTCCCGGGTACCGCCACCTATCCTTATTCAGGCCTAGGTTTCCTGGTGGGTATCCATAACGAGCATCTGAGCAGCAAGGTTGCAGTATTTCAGGGCGATCCACAGCACCAGACCTCCGCCTTCGATCGCGGCTACATGGCGTTGTGGGAAGGCGGCCTGCACTGGGGCAAAAAAGAGGACGAGGATCTGGAGAACAATGCCGACGATTACGGCGAGTATGTGCTCAAGATGGGTGCCTGGCATTATCAACAATCCAACCCAGACCGCTACGGGCTTTCCCCGACCACCTCCGGCATCTATGCCGTGGCCGAGGGCAATTGGGATCTATCCGGAGAACGGGAACTGGGCGCCTTTATCCAGATGGGCGGTGCGCCGCAGAACCTCAATCCCGTACCTTGGTATCTGGGCCTCGGCTTGCGCCTGGGTCATCCCTTCCCCAGTCGGCCCGATGACAGCCTGTCCGTGGGCATGGCTATGGCATGGTTACGCTCCGGACCCGTGGCGGAGGCCCTGGGTGTGGAGCCAGCAGATATTCGCGGCGCGGAAACGTCCTATGAATTGACCTACGTGGCGAAACTCACGGAGCATGTCAGTCTGCAGCCGGACCTTCAGTATATTCAGCATCCCAATGGCTATTATCCGGATAGCACCGTTGGCATTCTGCGCGTACATGTTGAATTTTTCTGA
- a CDS encoding FeoA family protein, which produces MNSSITSPSESLFIGDLRLGDHARVLEITGGKVMQQRLGMLGIRRDTPVRVVHGPGKRGAVLQVGGARIALGWGVIQRIRVAVIPTESTHTGEKT; this is translated from the coding sequence ATGAATTCATCTATCACTTCCCCATCCGAGTCACTTTTCATCGGTGATCTCCGCCTTGGCGACCATGCCCGGGTGCTGGAAATCACCGGAGGCAAAGTCATGCAGCAGCGCCTGGGCATGCTGGGTATCCGCCGCGACACTCCTGTCCGCGTGGTGCACGGACCCGGCAAACGCGGCGCGGTCTTACAGGTAGGCGGCGCACGCATCGCCCTGGGCTGGGGAGTCATCCAGCGTATCCGCGTAGCCGTCATCCCCACTGAAAGCACCCATACCGGAGAAAAAACATGA
- the feoB gene encoding Fe(2+) transporter permease subunit FeoB, giving the protein MSDCHDTPQRSPVSARLPVIALTGNPNCGKTTLFNLLTGAHQHVGNWPGVTVERRSGTMTMGRRKISVVDLPGVYSLMGGGGEDQRVARDFLLDGQVDLIVNIVDASNLERHMALTAELLETGRPMVLVLNMVDEAEAHGLQVRSHELSAALGVPVIPMVARKARNRTRLMETLTQALDHPALGNVLDYGQLIDAALTALGILLHGDPPAHRRFTALRLLEGNTDPTDPKTQHALQQISSELAVTSDETPADLIMDRRFAWAQEMAAIAVHRQGPAGLRQKITDRLDRVVLNDWLGVPVFLAVLYLVFVVSFSGGNIFLDFFDQASAALLIHGVGHLLLSAGLPTWLISIIAGGIGGGLNLVISFIPPIGLTFLFLAFLDDSGYMARAAYAMDRLMRRMSLPGNALVPMVIGFGCNVPAIMGSRIIEDPRGRILTVLMQPFMSCSARLTIYMAFAVVFFRSNGGQVVFALYVLGIIVALLTAWLLGKTALRGEVLPFVMELPPYRLPSFRSVFLQAWQRLKVFIFRVGRVIAVIGVVLFILPGIGWTDRGLRSTDIDHSLLAQGSRALVPIFEPMGVHQDNWPAISGLIAGAAAKEIVIGTLNGIYQRQNAADLMADYRDPDIAGQLLGAIKTIPANTVTFFTTLDDPLGLSAMDSTGTAEQASGAESATLQAIAAGFIPLSAFAYLVFVLLYVPCASTMGALRREVGWGWMSFSLLYGTGLAWNASTMIYQTGTFAEHPGSSTAWIAGVLAAFALLVIGLRLYGQRSDALSKPSQNRRASA; this is encoded by the coding sequence ATGAGCGACTGTCATGACACACCACAGCGCAGCCCGGTGTCGGCCAGGTTGCCGGTCATCGCCCTGACCGGCAATCCGAACTGCGGTAAAACTACCCTGTTCAACCTACTGACCGGCGCCCACCAGCATGTAGGCAACTGGCCCGGCGTCACTGTGGAACGGCGCAGCGGCACTATGACCATGGGCCGCCGCAAAATCTCCGTGGTAGACCTTCCCGGTGTCTACAGTCTGATGGGGGGTGGCGGAGAAGATCAGCGGGTGGCGCGCGACTTCCTGCTCGATGGCCAGGTCGATCTGATCGTCAACATCGTCGACGCCTCCAATCTGGAGCGGCACATGGCCCTGACCGCCGAGCTTCTGGAAACAGGGCGGCCGATGGTTCTGGTTCTGAACATGGTCGATGAGGCGGAAGCCCACGGTCTGCAGGTACGCAGCCATGAACTCTCAGCAGCCTTGGGTGTTCCGGTCATCCCCATGGTAGCCCGGAAAGCCAGGAACCGCACCAGGCTGATGGAGACCCTGACCCAGGCACTGGATCACCCCGCCCTGGGTAATGTGCTCGATTATGGCCAGCTTATCGATGCGGCACTCACCGCCCTCGGCATCCTGCTGCACGGTGACCCACCGGCACACCGGCGCTTTACCGCCCTGCGCCTGCTGGAAGGGAACACCGACCCGACCGACCCAAAAACGCAGCATGCTCTGCAACAGATCAGCAGCGAACTCGCAGTAACAAGCGATGAAACCCCTGCCGACCTGATCATGGACCGCCGCTTCGCCTGGGCGCAGGAAATGGCCGCCATTGCGGTGCACCGCCAGGGTCCGGCCGGGCTCCGTCAAAAAATCACCGACCGACTGGATCGGGTGGTATTGAACGACTGGCTGGGCGTGCCGGTTTTTCTGGCGGTACTGTATCTGGTTTTCGTCGTCAGCTTCAGTGGCGGCAATATCTTCCTGGACTTTTTCGATCAGGCCTCGGCAGCACTGCTGATCCATGGCGTCGGTCATCTACTGCTGAGCGCCGGGCTGCCCACCTGGCTGATCTCCATCATCGCCGGTGGTATCGGCGGCGGGCTGAATCTGGTGATTTCCTTCATCCCACCCATCGGCCTCACTTTTCTCTTTCTCGCCTTTCTGGATGACTCGGGCTACATGGCCCGCGCCGCCTACGCCATGGACCGCCTGATGCGCCGTATGAGCTTACCCGGCAATGCCCTGGTGCCCATGGTCATCGGCTTCGGCTGCAATGTACCCGCCATCATGGGCTCGCGCATCATCGAAGACCCGCGAGGGCGTATTCTGACCGTGCTGATGCAGCCCTTCATGTCCTGCTCCGCACGCCTGACCATTTACATGGCCTTTGCCGTCGTGTTTTTCCGCAGCAACGGCGGACAGGTGGTCTTTGCCCTCTATGTGCTGGGGATCATCGTTGCCCTACTGACGGCGTGGCTACTTGGCAAAACCGCCCTGCGCGGCGAGGTACTGCCCTTCGTCATGGAACTGCCACCCTATCGCCTGCCCAGTTTCCGCAGCGTGTTTCTCCAGGCCTGGCAGCGCCTGAAGGTGTTTATCTTCCGGGTGGGTCGGGTGATTGCGGTCATCGGCGTCGTGCTCTTTATTCTCCCCGGCATCGGCTGGACGGATCGCGGTCTGCGCAGCACCGACATCGACCATTCCCTGCTCGCCCAGGGCAGCCGCGCGCTGGTCCCGATTTTTGAACCCATGGGCGTTCATCAAGACAACTGGCCCGCCATTTCCGGCCTGATTGCCGGGGCGGCCGCCAAGGAGATCGTGATCGGCACCCTCAACGGCATTTATCAGCGGCAGAATGCAGCCGACCTGATGGCGGACTACCGCGATCCCGATATTGCCGGGCAACTCCTGGGCGCGATCAAAACCATCCCCGCCAACACGGTTACTTTTTTTACCACGCTGGATGATCCGCTCGGCCTCTCGGCCATGGACTCCACGGGTACCGCCGAACAGGCCTCCGGTGCCGAAAGTGCGACCCTGCAAGCCATTGCGGCCGGATTCATCCCCCTTTCCGCCTTTGCTTATCTGGTCTTTGTGCTGCTCTATGTGCCCTGCGCCAGCACCATGGGGGCACTGCGCCGGGAAGTCGGATGGGGATGGATGAGCTTCTCCCTGCTTTATGGCACCGGCCTGGCCTGGAACGCCAGCACGATGATTTACCAGACGGGCACCTTCGCCGAACATCCGGGATCCTCTACGGCATGGATCGCCGGAGTGCTGGCAGCTTTTGCCTTGCTGGTCATCGGGCTGCGGCTTTATGGACAACGCAGCGACGCCCTATCCAAGCCATCTCAGAACCGAAGGGCGTCGGCATGA
- a CDS encoding FeoC-like transcriptional regulator produces MKPLFAVREVLQKQGMASASQIAAELKLSVGLVEDMLMYWRRRGVVEQVSVGTWGSCGRSCHSGGCGTCSNASASPVHVYRWCGGGEKAVTTAQPAVPPTWHQP; encoded by the coding sequence ATGAAACCGTTATTCGCAGTTCGGGAGGTGCTACAGAAACAAGGCATGGCCAGCGCCAGTCAGATAGCTGCGGAATTAAAGCTCTCGGTCGGACTGGTCGAGGACATGCTGATGTACTGGCGGCGGCGCGGCGTGGTAGAGCAAGTATCCGTGGGCACCTGGGGAAGTTGTGGCCGGAGTTGCCATTCCGGCGGCTGCGGCACTTGCAGCAATGCCTCCGCGTCTCCTGTTCATGTCTACCGCTGGTGCGGCGGTGGGGAGAAGGCAGTGACGACAGCCCAGCCCGCCGTTCCACCGACTTGGCATCAACCATGA